One segment of Luteolibacter arcticus DNA contains the following:
- a CDS encoding alpha-L-fucosidase, producing MKHTLPLLLAISSLVSQAQQPGEGTAPPAAVKHWQDDRFGMFIHWGPVSLKGTEIGWSRGTQVPAEEYDNLYKRFDPTLFNADEWASVAKAAGMKYLVLTTKHHDGFCLWDTRQTDYNIMNTPFKRDVVKELAEACRKQQIDFGVYYSTCDWWHPLFPNASPGQTKPKADLKAYDAYLRAQTAELLTNYGPIFTMWFDVPQSYNSTFGIPMVAGLRKLQPDLMVNSRAYSLAGHDDIAHAPVGDYSTPEQKVGAFDMTRPWETCMTLCNQWAWRPNDPMKSLQQCLHTLIRTNGGNGNLLFNVGPMPDGRIEPGQVDRLREMGSWLAKNGESLYGTRGGPWKVGKKTVSTRKDHRIFIHVLDPAESTLELNALPVAIKSARLLNGPSIQHETSQGILKLEIPKDSMDPIDSIVELTIAGNALDLDPIPALDSSLIDPAMKATVSAVYQDNPRYAGSMAIDGKEETRWATPAGTGECSLVIDLLKPLTFARIEIDEAEGKRVKKFEFQAEQNGVWKTLHAGTELGAAFEAAFPSVTARKVRLQILEATEGPTIQEIRLFAPKR from the coding sequence ATGAAACACACGCTTCCGTTGCTCCTCGCGATTTCCAGCCTCGTCTCGCAGGCACAACAGCCGGGCGAAGGCACTGCCCCGCCAGCCGCTGTAAAGCACTGGCAGGATGACCGCTTTGGCATGTTCATCCACTGGGGGCCGGTCAGCCTCAAGGGCACCGAGATTGGCTGGTCCCGCGGCACGCAGGTCCCGGCCGAGGAATACGACAACCTCTACAAGCGCTTCGACCCCACGCTCTTCAACGCCGATGAGTGGGCCTCGGTCGCGAAGGCGGCGGGCATGAAGTACCTGGTGCTCACCACCAAGCATCACGACGGCTTTTGCCTGTGGGACACCAGGCAGACCGACTACAACATCATGAACACGCCGTTCAAGCGCGACGTGGTCAAGGAACTGGCCGAGGCGTGCCGGAAGCAGCAGATCGACTTCGGCGTCTATTACTCCACCTGCGACTGGTGGCATCCGCTGTTCCCCAATGCGTCCCCCGGCCAGACGAAGCCAAAGGCCGACCTCAAGGCCTACGATGCCTACCTGCGCGCCCAGACCGCCGAGCTCCTGACAAACTACGGGCCGATCTTCACGATGTGGTTCGACGTGCCCCAATCCTACAACTCCACCTTTGGCATCCCGATGGTGGCGGGGCTGCGCAAGCTGCAGCCGGACCTGATGGTCAATAGCCGGGCCTATTCACTCGCAGGCCATGACGATATCGCCCACGCGCCCGTGGGAGACTATTCGACCCCGGAGCAGAAGGTCGGGGCCTTCGACATGACGCGGCCGTGGGAGACTTGCATGACGCTTTGCAACCAGTGGGCGTGGCGGCCGAACGACCCCATGAAGTCGCTCCAGCAATGCCTCCACACGCTGATCCGGACGAACGGCGGCAATGGCAACCTGCTCTTCAACGTCGGCCCCATGCCTGACGGCCGCATCGAGCCGGGACAAGTGGATCGGCTCAGGGAGATGGGAAGCTGGCTGGCTAAAAATGGCGAAAGCCTCTACGGCACCCGCGGCGGCCCTTGGAAAGTCGGCAAGAAAACCGTGAGCACGCGCAAGGACCACAGGATCTTCATTCACGTGCTGGATCCCGCCGAAAGCACGCTCGAACTCAACGCTCTTCCCGTCGCCATCAAGTCGGCGCGTCTTCTCAATGGCCCCTCGATCCAACATGAAACATCGCAAGGCATCCTGAAGCTCGAGATCCCGAAGGACTCGATGGATCCGATCGATAGCATCGTCGAACTGACCATCGCGGGCAACGCGCTCGACCTGGATCCGATTCCTGCTCTGGATTCCAGCCTGATCGATCCCGCCATGAAGGCGACCGTCTCCGCGGTGTATCAGGACAATCCTCGCTACGCGGGCTCAATGGCCATCGATGGAAAAGAGGAGACCCGGTGGGCGACACCCGCCGGCACCGGTGAGTGCTCGCTGGTGATCGACTTGCTCAAGCCCTTGACCTTCGCTCGCATCGAGATCGATGAAGCCGAGGGCAAGCGGGTGAAGAAGTTCGAGTTTCAAGCCGAACAAAACGGCGTGTGGAAGACCCTGCATGCAGGCACGGAGTTGGGCGCGGCATTCGAAGCAGCCTTCCCTTCTGTCACAGCGCGCAAGGTGCGCCTGCAAATCCTCGAGGCCACCGAAGGCCCGACGATCCAGGAGATTCGCCTGTTCGCGCCGAAGCGGTAG
- a CDS encoding autotransporter-associated beta strand repeat-containing protein, with protein sequence MKNLRLHLLSLFAPLALSPFVTAAPVNWSAQAVGHADLAQPADVTGVSTAGTLVAAVDVGGTGATVNGVPFAAGNGNISLSTCNWSVPSVTWGNNFGGYYSTSGAAPVHSDNTWLSTGKYGNGTSNVGTLNLFNLTVGHSYAVQLFLADLRTAQDGFKVIVDGGSPNQFAFSPGGGPWGYLMLTGTFIADAPTQAITMRNTNPSGGAFNTQLNAFQYRDLGVGEVALPPTFNPVAGTYVGAQTVTISCASEGATIHYTTDGSAPTIASPSGTSPVAVNVPAGTTMTIQAIGHVDGWADSSASSASYTTLATSSGVWTQATGGSWGATGNWQGGTIPFGGTADFSTLALPADATVTLDGARTIGHLVFGDTGSSHDWQVTSGSGGALTLDTGSVTSSVAVNNGTTTIDTVVAGTHGLAKSGNGNLELTGPNTFTGASSVEAGTLTVTNLASHRSSVDIASGAAFVAEVASEVLAPNSFNITGTGTLVKTGAGTWMLGNAGRVGIAMGAGGLIDVQEGVVSTGSHQNSWTGNLASMNLASGATIDLPAENIWVDALTGSGSIINSYAPSGGRTVNVGVADGSGTFSGTIASGGLLALTKAGTGTQIFTGTHTYTGTTTINGGTLQIGNGGTTGSLATGSGIVTNGTLAFNRSDAISQGTHFSGGNIGGTGGLTQMGPGKLTLTANNSYAGTTAVTGGELAIGLAPGTKWDVQHLDLAAGTTLSLDNFDSESGNAAVDAIQTLTTAGTVTLKVSGNFTVGTFPLIWYQTGTEIGGAGYAAFALAPLPSGVTGHLAHDAESSTVTLVVEQVVVSPFQSWISTSYPSLSGDDALPGADPDDDGMSNLDEFAFMGDPTSGSDRGPAKGLAIDTNSNGSKELNYTVAVRSGAAFTGSPSLTATVDGVTYTIQGSTNLTAFTAAVNEVVPALTPAQTGLPDITEGGWEYRTFKLTGSEGLVGKGFLRAQAEAP encoded by the coding sequence ATGAAAAACCTCCGTCTTCACTTGCTCTCCCTGTTCGCCCCGTTGGCGCTATCGCCCTTCGTTACGGCGGCTCCTGTCAACTGGTCGGCCCAAGCGGTCGGCCACGCCGATCTCGCCCAACCCGCGGATGTGACCGGCGTTTCCACGGCCGGTACCTTGGTCGCCGCGGTCGATGTGGGCGGCACCGGTGCCACCGTGAACGGCGTCCCGTTTGCCGCCGGCAACGGCAACATCAGCCTGAGTACCTGCAATTGGAGTGTGCCCAGCGTCACCTGGGGAAATAACTTCGGGGGCTACTACAGCACCAGCGGAGCCGCGCCGGTGCACAGTGACAACACGTGGTTGAGCACCGGCAAGTATGGCAACGGCACCAGCAATGTGGGGACGCTCAACCTGTTCAATCTGACGGTGGGTCATAGCTACGCGGTCCAGCTTTTCCTCGCGGATCTCCGCACGGCCCAAGATGGCTTCAAGGTCATCGTGGACGGGGGCAGCCCGAACCAATTCGCCTTCAGCCCCGGCGGCGGGCCTTGGGGCTACCTTATGCTAACCGGCACGTTCATCGCGGACGCCCCCACCCAGGCGATCACGATGCGCAACACGAATCCAAGCGGCGGCGCGTTCAACACCCAGCTCAATGCCTTCCAGTACCGGGATCTGGGCGTGGGCGAAGTGGCGCTCCCGCCCACCTTCAATCCCGTCGCGGGAACCTATGTCGGGGCACAGACCGTGACGATCAGCTGCGCCTCCGAGGGGGCTACGATTCACTACACCACCGACGGCAGCGCTCCGACGATTGCCTCGCCTTCCGGGACCAGCCCCGTGGCGGTCAACGTCCCGGCCGGCACGACCATGACGATCCAAGCGATCGGCCATGTGGACGGTTGGGCCGACAGCTCGGCGAGCAGCGCTTCCTATACTACGCTCGCGACTTCTTCCGGAGTCTGGACGCAAGCGACGGGCGGCTCCTGGGGTGCCACGGGCAACTGGCAGGGCGGCACGATTCCTTTCGGCGGCACCGCCGATTTCAGCACGCTGGCACTCCCGGCCGACGCGACTGTCACTTTGGACGGAGCCCGCACCATCGGTCACCTGGTCTTCGGCGACACGGGATCAAGCCACGACTGGCAAGTGACCAGCGGCTCGGGTGGCGCGCTCACGCTTGACACGGGTAGCGTCACTTCTTCGGTGGCCGTCAACAACGGCACCACGACCATCGATACCGTCGTCGCGGGAACGCACGGCTTGGCCAAGTCCGGCAACGGCAACTTGGAACTCACCGGACCCAACACTTTCACAGGCGCGAGCAGCGTGGAGGCTGGCACCCTGACGGTCACCAACCTGGCCAGCCACCGGAGCTCGGTGGACATTGCCAGCGGCGCGGCCTTTGTCGCCGAGGTTGCCTCGGAGGTGCTAGCCCCGAACTCGTTCAACATCACCGGCACCGGCACCTTGGTCAAAACCGGTGCGGGCACCTGGATGCTCGGCAATGCGGGCAGGGTGGGAATCGCGATGGGCGCAGGCGGCTTGATCGATGTCCAGGAAGGCGTCGTTAGCACCGGCAGCCACCAGAACAGTTGGACGGGCAACCTGGCATCCATGAATCTCGCCAGCGGGGCAACCATCGACCTGCCTGCCGAGAATATCTGGGTGGACGCCTTGACCGGCAGCGGTTCGATCATCAACAGCTATGCGCCCAGCGGCGGACGAACCGTCAACGTCGGCGTGGCCGATGGCTCCGGCACCTTCAGTGGAACCATTGCTTCAGGCGGTCTGCTGGCGCTCACCAAGGCTGGCACCGGCACGCAGATTTTCACGGGGACCCATACCTACACCGGCACCACCACGATCAACGGCGGCACCTTGCAGATTGGCAACGGCGGCACCACCGGATCGCTTGCCACTGGCAGCGGGATCGTTACCAATGGCACGCTCGCTTTCAACCGCTCCGACGCCATCAGCCAGGGCACGCATTTCAGCGGAGGGAACATCGGCGGTACCGGGGGCCTCACCCAGATGGGGCCCGGCAAGCTGACGCTCACCGCCAACAACTCCTATGCCGGCACCACCGCCGTCACCGGCGGCGAGCTCGCCATTGGTCTCGCACCCGGCACCAAGTGGGACGTCCAGCACCTCGACCTCGCCGCTGGAACCACGCTCTCGCTGGATAATTTCGACAGCGAAAGTGGCAACGCGGCGGTGGATGCCATCCAAACCCTGACCACCGCGGGAACAGTGACCCTCAAGGTCAGTGGCAACTTCACGGTCGGGACCTTCCCGCTGATTTGGTACCAGACTGGGACCGAGATTGGCGGAGCGGGCTACGCGGCCTTCGCCCTTGCCCCCTTGCCCAGCGGTGTCACCGGGCATCTGGCCCATGATGCGGAATCGTCCACGGTGACCTTGGTCGTGGAGCAGGTGGTCGTGAGTCCCTTCCAATCCTGGATTTCCACCAGCTACCCATCTCTCAGCGGTGACGATGCCTTGCCGGGTGCCGATCCGGATGACGATGGCATGAGCAATCTCGACGAATTCGCCTTCATGGGAGATCCGACCAGCGGCAGTGATCGTGGTCCGGCCAAGGGCTTGGCAATCGACACCAACTCCAACGGCAGCAAGGAACTCAACTACACCGTGGCGGTGCGATCCGGCGCGGCGTTCACCGGTAGCCCGTCGCTTACCGCGACCGTGGATGGCGTGACCTACACGATCCAGGGCAGCACCAATCTGACCGCTTTTACCGCTGCGGTGAATGAGGTCGTGCCGGCCCTCACACCGGCCCAGACCGGCCTGCCTGACATCACGGAAGGTGGCTGGGAGTACCGCACCTTCAAGCTGACCGGCTCCGAAGGCTTGGTCGGCAAGGGCTTCCTGCGCGCCCAAGCCGAAGCCCCCTGA
- a CDS encoding HU family DNA-binding protein, translated as MAKKQAAIKERYSKTQILDQIAAETGLARKQVAAVLDGLGSIIGGHLDKRGVGEFVLPGLMKISTVKKPAVKARKGINPFTKEEVMFKAKPASTAVKVRPLKALKDMVL; from the coding sequence ATGGCTAAGAAGCAAGCTGCTATCAAAGAACGGTATTCCAAGACTCAGATCCTCGACCAGATCGCCGCCGAAACCGGCCTCGCCCGGAAGCAAGTCGCGGCAGTCCTGGATGGCCTCGGTTCCATCATCGGCGGTCACTTGGACAAGCGCGGCGTGGGTGAGTTCGTGCTCCCCGGTCTCATGAAGATCTCCACGGTCAAGAAGCCGGCCGTGAAGGCACGGAAGGGCATCAATCCATTTACCAAGGAAGAGGTCATGTTCAAGGCAAAGCCTGCCTCGACCGCCGTCAAGGTCCGCCCGCTGAAGGCGCTCAAGGACATGGTGCTCTGA
- a CDS encoding helix-turn-helix domain-containing protein, which produces MRNPESFCHVLPVPQRAFHAPLYVTNVGIEHIGPGQVYPELKPAVYFFSWEEGRTLPEFCLALCMEGSGNLETKKGRQTLHSGEAFLFRPGEWHRHRPAKAEGWTLCWLGFNGDLPHRWMNEDAFAMNGNKPLIEFRELFIQQFERMLFTTHRAPTRNSEELAWQAIGLLSHFIIDRHAESPIPEHRSKDVVSRAVEFIWNHTHTGLSVSDVVQHVGCSRRTLETRFKLSMEKTVLDEILTCCTERALHLLKSTNLPIKQIVLRSGFQSREQMRLVFHKLLGKAPRDFRPASKKASP; this is translated from the coding sequence ATGCGCAATCCCGAGAGCTTCTGCCATGTGCTTCCGGTGCCGCAGCGGGCCTTTCACGCGCCCTTGTACGTGACCAACGTCGGCATCGAGCACATTGGGCCAGGACAGGTTTACCCGGAGCTGAAACCCGCGGTGTATTTCTTCTCCTGGGAGGAGGGACGCACCCTTCCCGAGTTCTGTCTGGCCCTGTGCATGGAGGGCTCTGGAAATCTGGAGACGAAGAAAGGCCGCCAAACCCTCCACAGCGGCGAGGCCTTCCTATTCAGGCCGGGCGAGTGGCACCGCCACCGCCCCGCCAAGGCCGAGGGTTGGACCCTCTGCTGGCTTGGCTTCAACGGGGATCTTCCGCACCGGTGGATGAACGAGGACGCGTTCGCCATGAACGGCAACAAGCCCCTCATCGAGTTCCGGGAATTGTTCATCCAGCAGTTCGAGCGGATGCTCTTCACCACTCACCGGGCCCCCACCCGGAATTCCGAAGAACTGGCGTGGCAGGCGATTGGTCTGCTTTCCCACTTCATCATCGACCGTCATGCGGAATCGCCCATACCGGAGCATCGCTCGAAGGACGTCGTCAGCCGGGCCGTCGAGTTCATCTGGAATCACACCCACACCGGCCTGAGCGTGTCCGATGTGGTGCAGCACGTGGGCTGCAGCCGCCGGACCCTGGAAACCCGCTTCAAGCTTTCCATGGAGAAGACGGTGCTGGACGAGATCCTGACCTGTTGCACCGAACGGGCCCTGCATCTGCTGAAGTCCACCAATCTGCCGATCAAACAGATCGTCTTGCGCTCCGGCTTCCAAAGCCGCGAACAGATGCGCCTGGTTTTCCACAAGTTGTTAGGCAAAGCCCCCCGCGATTTCCGGCCCGCCTCCAAGAAGGCAAGTCCTTAG
- a CDS encoding DUF5703 domain-containing protein: MRLLIPSACLLLLSALCPGASINWNAPATIASDADVSVNGSPVFAYGWNGSSQTVNGVAFTAVGSGVTPVWSSGASFGTFVSSAGATLPAGGLSTAYKSILDGGRYAATGVPCTVTLNNLVSGRNYEVQLWVVDSRTYGPARSETVSSGGNTVTLNYSNAAANVAGGVGQFTIGTFTANAATQTITLTGNASTQINAIQLRDLTPSPPAITAAPQSQSIALGDTVSLAVSVSGSGLLSYQWFHDDEPVDGATAATLVLTNVTATHAGDYTVTVTNPLDSVTSEAARITVVDPIDPAVALDLYNPIWNTPSGNDRGAMPIGNGEVGLMLWVEANGDLQFYLSRSDSRTELDRLVKLGKVRLNLSPNPFASGQPFRQELRLRDGLVEISAGPEASRVTLQVFVDSGSDTVHVKGSSAAPVTVRASYETWRTQDYTGNSGSSPLAGSGFPNLYESADVVDVSGSNHLAFYHRNAWSCVAQLAQVQFMTPYLADIPDPLSNLTFGGRMDLTGATVNGGSSLLTTAPVSSFDLAITTHAAQSASAAAWLGEVAAIKNAAPSATAALQRTEQWWHDYWNRSWLFTTGDGPPDAQPMGWNNLPLRLGADSNGGSPFSGAMARASFYQRVLTPAEITALATGAPDSDVTVINGLSASWLLGTTSGGVCQGRLGTGLDLTTTGTINPVPGGAVSHARFDGGHFQAPDDDRFEPAAGATMEAWVYLDAGEPNTGRLFDKVTANSQNGYLLDLYPGRALRFYNGFDLVNTGGNAIATGTWVHVVTTYDNVTKARAQYVNGSLVAQVDGSTPGSGEGTPSVVTRGYVLTKWMSACGARGNFPIMFNGSLWTVNPNTSPITISNNPDFRNWDHTYFYQNTRLNYLSMPARGELDFMQPFFDYYDRFQALNRGRAQAWHGAATEGQFNNEMTTSFGLTPGGIYGYNRSGVPNWWTSNRYGGALTISPGLELLAMMLDAYDHSGDTAFLQAKILPYAADLFRFIETRYPARIAGKVSMNPIQSLESFQDTTNSMPVVAGMTAVLDRILALPEGLLTPQQAVAFAASKAITPPLPLRTFNDKTIFAPAQAFSNSRTNVEEPEHYATYPFRLTGIGVPTNRLIANDTFEQISLGYGLYKPFVIGGPLYSHSFSGWQTTPLVASVLGRTDDAKYALTSNARLFSSGYRLPAMWGQIYDSVPDGDHGANVLNTAQFMAFQTMGEKIFLLPAWPTDWDVSFKFHAPRATVVSGRFRNGTLDQLEVTPPSRANDLVLMSDVPVHLSGSATVSAYDAQRLEEFSGEDLADPAAWAADADPDGDGLVNLIEYALGLDSLVGNPSPVEFDLATVGEETYLRLTVHRDPTASGVSIKGEATATLENAGSWSSSGLVVEIDTPTEFRVRDSVPASAGNRRFMRLRFSQP; the protein is encoded by the coding sequence ATGCGACTCCTGATCCCATCTGCGTGTCTTCTGCTCCTGAGCGCCCTCTGTCCCGGCGCATCGATCAACTGGAACGCGCCTGCCACCATCGCGTCCGACGCGGACGTTTCGGTGAACGGTAGCCCCGTCTTCGCTTACGGTTGGAATGGCAGCAGCCAGACCGTGAACGGGGTTGCCTTCACGGCCGTGGGAAGCGGGGTCACGCCGGTCTGGAGCAGCGGCGCTTCCTTCGGCACCTTTGTTTCGAGCGCGGGAGCCACCTTGCCCGCCGGAGGACTGAGTACCGCTTACAAGTCGATCCTGGATGGCGGACGCTACGCCGCCACGGGGGTGCCCTGCACGGTGACGCTCAACAACCTGGTGAGCGGCCGGAACTACGAGGTCCAACTCTGGGTGGTGGACTCCAGAACCTATGGTCCGGCTCGCAGCGAAACCGTGAGCAGCGGGGGAAACACCGTGACGCTGAACTACAGCAACGCCGCCGCCAACGTGGCGGGAGGCGTGGGGCAGTTCACCATCGGCACCTTCACCGCGAACGCTGCCACGCAAACGATCACCCTCACCGGCAATGCATCCACCCAGATCAATGCCATCCAGCTCCGCGATCTGACGCCGTCGCCGCCGGCCATTACGGCGGCACCCCAGTCCCAATCGATCGCGTTGGGAGACACGGTAAGCCTGGCGGTGAGTGTCTCTGGAAGCGGGCTGCTGAGCTACCAGTGGTTTCACGATGACGAGCCCGTGGATGGTGCGACCGCGGCAACGCTGGTTCTAACAAATGTCACCGCCACCCATGCTGGCGACTACACCGTGACGGTGACCAACCCGTTGGACAGCGTGACCAGCGAGGCCGCGCGAATCACGGTCGTCGATCCAATCGATCCCGCGGTGGCGCTGGACCTCTACAATCCGATCTGGAACACGCCCAGCGGCAATGACCGCGGGGCGATGCCGATCGGCAATGGCGAGGTTGGCCTGATGCTGTGGGTGGAGGCTAATGGCGACCTCCAGTTCTACCTTTCCCGCTCTGACAGCCGCACCGAATTGGACCGTCTGGTGAAGCTTGGAAAAGTCCGCCTCAATCTCTCGCCCAATCCCTTCGCCTCCGGCCAGCCATTCCGCCAGGAGCTCCGGTTGCGCGATGGCCTCGTCGAGATCAGCGCGGGTCCGGAGGCGAGCCGTGTGACGCTGCAGGTCTTCGTGGATTCCGGGAGCGATACCGTTCATGTGAAGGGAAGCTCCGCCGCGCCGGTCACCGTGCGTGCCAGCTACGAGACGTGGCGTACCCAGGACTACACCGGCAATTCCGGCTCCTCGCCCCTTGCCGGATCCGGCTTCCCGAATCTCTACGAGTCCGCCGACGTGGTGGATGTCAGCGGTAGTAACCACCTCGCCTTCTACCATCGCAATGCCTGGTCCTGCGTGGCGCAACTCGCGCAAGTCCAGTTCATGACTCCCTACCTCGCGGACATTCCCGATCCGCTTTCCAACCTCACCTTCGGTGGGCGCATGGATCTCACCGGGGCGACGGTGAATGGCGGCAGCTCCCTGCTCACCACTGCGCCGGTAAGCAGCTTCGATCTTGCCATCACCACCCACGCCGCACAGTCCGCCAGCGCGGCCGCATGGCTCGGCGAGGTGGCAGCGATCAAGAACGCAGCTCCAAGCGCGACGGCGGCCCTGCAGCGCACCGAGCAATGGTGGCACGACTACTGGAACCGCAGTTGGCTTTTCACCACCGGCGACGGTCCGCCGGATGCGCAGCCGATGGGATGGAACAACCTGCCCCTCCGTCTCGGTGCCGATTCCAATGGCGGCAGCCCTTTCTCCGGAGCGATGGCGCGCGCCAGTTTCTATCAGCGCGTGTTGACTCCCGCCGAGATCACCGCGCTGGCCACCGGTGCCCCGGATTCCGATGTCACGGTGATCAACGGGCTGTCGGCAAGTTGGTTGCTGGGCACCACCAGCGGTGGCGTTTGCCAAGGGAGACTCGGCACCGGGCTGGACCTCACGACAACCGGGACCATCAATCCCGTTCCGGGTGGCGCGGTCAGCCATGCCCGCTTTGACGGCGGACATTTTCAAGCCCCCGATGATGATCGATTCGAGCCCGCCGCCGGTGCGACCATGGAAGCGTGGGTCTATCTGGATGCAGGCGAGCCGAACACGGGCCGGCTCTTTGACAAGGTCACCGCCAACTCGCAGAACGGTTACCTTCTCGACCTGTATCCAGGGCGGGCGCTGCGGTTCTACAACGGATTCGATCTGGTGAACACCGGGGGGAACGCGATTGCGACCGGCACCTGGGTCCATGTGGTCACGACCTACGACAACGTCACCAAGGCGCGCGCGCAATACGTCAACGGCAGCCTGGTGGCGCAAGTGGACGGCTCGACGCCGGGCTCCGGTGAAGGGACCCCGTCGGTCGTCACCCGCGGCTACGTCTTGACCAAGTGGATGAGCGCCTGCGGTGCGCGCGGTAACTTTCCGATCATGTTCAATGGCTCGCTGTGGACGGTGAATCCCAACACCAGCCCGATCACGATTTCCAACAATCCCGACTTCCGCAACTGGGACCACACGTATTTCTATCAGAACACCCGGCTCAACTACCTGTCCATGCCTGCCCGCGGCGAGCTGGATTTCATGCAGCCCTTCTTCGACTACTATGATCGCTTCCAAGCTCTCAACCGCGGTCGTGCCCAGGCATGGCACGGGGCGGCGACGGAAGGGCAGTTCAACAACGAGATGACGACCTCCTTCGGTCTCACTCCCGGCGGAATCTATGGCTACAACCGCAGCGGGGTGCCCAATTGGTGGACCTCCAACCGCTACGGTGGGGCACTCACCATTTCGCCCGGGCTGGAGCTGCTGGCGATGATGCTGGATGCCTACGACCACTCGGGTGACACCGCCTTCCTGCAAGCCAAGATCCTGCCGTATGCCGCGGACCTCTTCCGCTTCATCGAAACCCGCTATCCCGCACGGATCGCGGGCAAGGTCAGCATGAACCCGATCCAGTCGCTGGAAAGCTTCCAGGACACCACCAATTCGATGCCGGTGGTGGCCGGCATGACGGCGGTGCTGGATCGAATCCTGGCGCTGCCGGAAGGCCTTCTCACCCCACAGCAGGCCGTTGCCTTCGCCGCTTCGAAGGCCATCACTCCGCCGCTGCCGCTGCGGACTTTCAATGACAAAACGATTTTCGCTCCGGCTCAAGCCTTCAGCAATTCCCGCACGAACGTCGAGGAGCCCGAACACTATGCGACCTACCCGTTCCGCCTCACCGGAATCGGTGTGCCAACCAACCGGCTGATCGCCAACGACACCTTCGAGCAGATCAGCCTCGGCTATGGTCTCTACAAGCCGTTTGTCATCGGTGGCCCCCTCTATTCGCACAGCTTCTCCGGCTGGCAGACGACGCCGCTGGTCGCGAGCGTGTTGGGGCGGACCGACGACGCCAAGTACGCGCTGACCAGCAACGCCCGTCTTTTCAGCAGCGGCTACCGCCTGCCCGCGATGTGGGGCCAGATCTACGACTCGGTGCCTGATGGCGACCACGGGGCCAACGTCCTGAACACCGCGCAGTTCATGGCCTTCCAGACGATGGGCGAAAAGATCTTCCTGCTGCCCGCGTGGCCCACGGACTGGGATGTCTCCTTCAAGTTCCACGCGCCGAGGGCCACGGTCGTTTCCGGTCGCTTCCGCAATGGCACGCTCGACCAACTCGAGGTCACCCCCCCCTCCCGCGCCAACGACCTGGTCCTGATGTCCGACGTGCCAGTCCATCTTTCCGGCAGCGCCACGGTGTCTGCCTATGACGCGCAGCGCTTGGAAGAGTTCTCGGGTGAGGACCTCGCCGACCCCGCGGCCTGGGCTGCCGATGCCGACCCCGATGGCGACGGCTTGGTCAATCTGATCGAATACGCGCTTGGACTGGACTCGCTCGTTGGCAATCCGAGTCCGGTCGAGTTCGACTTGGCAACCGTGGGTGAGGAAACCTACCTCCGGCTTACAGTCCATCGCGACCCGACTGCCTCCGGCGTTTCGATCAAGGGTGAGGCCACCGCAACTTTGGAGAACGCAGGGTCGTGGTCTTCAAGCGGGCTGGTGGTGGAGATCGATACGCCCACGGAATTCCGGGTTCGCGATAGCGTGCCCGCGAGTGCCGGCAACCGGCGCTTCATGCGCCTGCGCTTTAGCCAGCCTTAG